GCAGATAGCATCTCATTGCAACCATTTTCAAAAGATGAGTGGAAATCTCATCAAGAACAAAGCATCCAAAAGGtgcaacatatttttcaatcaattaatattaatccACAGAATCAATCCTGcgacttttaaaaatttacaaatggCCGATGGTATTTTaactttgacattttttattgacgaatatatatatatataaaaaagtcaAAGACGTGACCAAATAGGACAGTAGTTTAAGTAGCTGAATGTTTTGTCTACGTAATACTACTTACTTTCTATTTGTCACATCATACATGAGTTATCAATTTTGGAAAGCGTGAAAAATTCGATAAACTTGGtgatttttccatcaatttacCCAGGCGCGTAAGACAAGGGTACGACTGCAGGCAGTGGACCAACACGGCCAGGCTCTGGCCAACGCGACCTTCTCCATAAGACAGCAGCGATCCGCCTTCCCCTTCGGCTGCGCGATCAACGCAAACATCCTCCAAAACACGGCGTACCAGAACTGGTTCTTCTCCAGATTCCGGTACACCGTGTTCGAAAACGAGCTGAAATGGTACTCCAACGAGAGATCCCGCGGTGTGGAGGAGTACTCCACCGCGGACGCCATGGTGAGCCTAGCGAGATCCCGCGGCGTTGTGATCCGCGGACACAACGTGTTCTGGGAGGACCCGCAGTACCAGCCGTGGTGGGTCGGCGGACTCGCATCCGGCGACCTGCGGACGGCCGCGGACCGCAGGATCAAATCGGTGATGGGCAGATACCGCGGGAAGTTCATCCACTGGGACGTCGTCAACGAGAACCTGCACTTCCGCTTGTTCGAGAGCAGGCTCGACCCTGACGCTTCCAGAAGATTCTACCAGGTTGCGAACAAAATCGACCCGAGGGCAACGCCGTTTCTCAACGACTACAACACCATCGAGGATAGTCGCGACGCGGCCTCCTCTCCCGCCAATTACTTGCGGAAGATCTCGCAGCTGAGAGCGCAGGGGTATAAAGGTCCTCTGGGGATCGGATTGGAGGGCCATTTCCCGTCCTCCAATCTGAACCTGCCCTACCTTCGATCCGCCATCGATGCCCTTTCTTCCGCTAGGTTGCCCATCTGGGTTACGGAATTGGACGTCCAACCCGGGCCCAATCAGGCAACCTACTTGGAGCAGCTGCTGCGGGAGATTCACTCCCGCAGCAGTGTGCAGGGGATTCTGTTATGGTCCGCATGGGGCCCGCAGGGATGCTATAGGATGTGTTTGACTGACAACAGTTTCAGAAACCTGGCCACGGGTAATGTTGTGGACAAATTTAGATACACTTTAAGGAGCGTTGCGGATTCCGTCGTGACTGCGGATTCTGGTGGATTTTTTGAAGCTGACCTGTTCCACGGCGAATACGAAGTTAACATTACCGGAGATGGGTTTTCGGATTTCCGGACATTTGAAAGTCGCCCAAACGAGGAACCAGCGACGATGCAGTTCAAGCTTGATGTCTCAGGATCTTGAATATACTGCTACTTCTTTTGCTATAagatacaataatttttataagtttTAGGGTCGAAACGGGTCTTTATAATTCCATGCATGATGCTTATTTActattcttaattttaaatttctagaTAGTAAATGATAAAGTTGGAAATTGAGATGacttatactccatccgtccggCACTAGGAGTCTCGTTCACTTTTGCgtactcattttataaaaatgatattccctctgttccacaataattgtcacacttcatttttaatataaatggtaagtaagtctcacattccactaactcacttcaatcacattttattataaaaccaatataaaaaaaaatgggtctcacgttccactaacttttccaaccatttttttctttacatttcttaaaactcgtgcccacaataagagtgacaattattgtagGACGGAGATAATaacaaatagttaaagtgaagaaatggtaaagtaagaaagataataaCGTAAAAAAAGACttttctcaacattattctctatcttattttatcatttctccattttaactacccgttcgttctatagtaatgagggcgtttcttttcggcacggagattaagaaaaattgtattaggtgagttaagtaaatgaataataaagtggaaaatgaaaaagtagagagatgaaaagagaaaaaagtaagagagcgTAAAGTAGGGgtggaaaaatatgttgacttttactaaaaaaggaaatgactctattactatggaacgtactaaaatgacaaattgactctattactatagaaccaatggagtatttattataattttttataaaacgagtgtgCAAAAAtgatcgggactcctaatagCAGACAAGAGAGTACTGAGGAATgtgaacataaatatatatttaaaggGTTTAGCTAAATGGATATAGTCGTTCAATGtcattgaaattaattagagCAGTGTGTGTTGCACTGtgtgaataaattcataaaaaagtACTCTCGtgcatttttctctttcttatagtactccattataCTCCCTATGTTTCACATTAATGGAGTCAttttaatagagtcatttttctttttagtaaaaattaacacatttttccacacctattttactcttttttacttttttctctcttcatctctctacttttttcattttccactttattcttcttttacttaacttatctaataaaatttttcttAGTCTCtgtgccaaaaaaaaatgtctccattactatggaatggagaaaatataatctttattaatttaatagatAACTTTCTTATATCAATGTATTACCAGTTAAATACGGCCATGTCAAGGCTGTAAAACACATCCTCAAAGAAGGAAGAGGAAAATAAAGGCTGTAAAACACATCCTAAGGCTGTAATACTACTTCTTTTTTGtagcataattaataaatgatataatttaaagaatcgtacgagattttatgagatgttattttatgtattgaaaagataaaaaaaatattatatacatactaatttaagagaaatttttttttttaaatataatatggaACAAATGAAAAGAGCACGGAGGAAGTACTCTGCATGCATGTAAAAAAAGATATAGATAAATGGAATGGGAAGTTCTAAGAAAGAGAAAACACGTGGCATTACATGAGTGCAGAAAAATAGTGGATATTAATGTCGTGTCTAGAAAGAAAGAGTTTTTATAAAGTGCAGATGTACCTGAAATGTGTAAACTTAAAGAccaagtattttttttagggaCGCAAATTACATAGTTCACTCTTTTG
The genomic region above belongs to Salvia hispanica cultivar TCC Black 2014 chromosome 3, UniMelb_Shisp_WGS_1.0, whole genome shotgun sequence and contains:
- the LOC125210522 gene encoding endo-1,4-beta-xylanase 5-like — its product is LMFFNLIILFRHEAHAVPYDYTYTAECLARPLKPQYNGGAVVNPELNEGLTGWSSFGESKIEHKESSDGNKFIVASTRNLSYHSFSQVFDLDKEKLYTFSGWFQVSHGEAEIAAVIKTKTSYEIVGWVIAQSGCWSMLKGGFIVNVSGPAHLHFQSNNTAVDIWADSISLQPFSKDEWKSHQEQSIQKARKTRVRLQAVDQHGQALANATFSIRQQRSAFPFGCAINANILQNTAYQNWFFSRFRYTVFENELKWYSNERSRGVEEYSTADAMVSLARSRGVVIRGHNVFWEDPQYQPWWVGGLASGDLRTAADRRIKSVMGRYRGKFIHWDVVNENLHFRLFESRLDPDASRRFYQVANKIDPRATPFLNDYNTIEDSRDAASSPANYLRKISQLRAQGYKGPLGIGLEGHFPSSNLNLPYLRSAIDALSSARLPIWVTELDVQPGPNQATYLEQLLREIHSRSSVQGILLWSAWGPQGCYRMCLTDNSFRNLATGNVVDKFRYTLRSVADSVVTADSGGFFEADLFHGEYEVNITGDGFSDFRTFESRPNEEPATMQFKLDVSGS